From Polaribacter butkevichii, a single genomic window includes:
- a CDS encoding ATP-dependent helicase has protein sequence MSTYLDSLNEAQKQAVIQKDGPMIIIAGAGSGKTRVLTYRIAHLMQQGVDSFNILSLTFTNKAAKEMKARIAGVVGSSEAKNLWMGTFHSVFARILRTEADKLGFPTNFTIYDSQDSVRLISAIIKEKNLNKEQYKPKQILGRISSFKNSLITVKAYFNNADLQEADLHASRPEVGNIYRAYVDRCFKAGAMDFDDLLLRTNELLARFPETLAKYQDRFRYIMVDEYQDTNHSQYIIVRALADKFGNICVVGDDSQSIYSFRGANIQNILNFQKDYPDVKTFKLEQNYRSTSNIVNAANSVIEKNKTKLDKEVWTSNDPGDAINVMRTISDGEEGRFVAQSIWENQMNHQLTPDDFCVLYRTNSQSRAIEDALRKKGIDYKIYGGISFYQRKEIKDILSYLRILINPNDEEALKRIINYPARGIGATTIDRLTIAANHYKKSIFDIIKYIDKIDLKINAGTKNKLRNFMDMMQSLQIESQTKNAFEIAETVVKKTQLIKDLEKDGTPEAVSKVENVQELLNGIKDFITDKIEEGGDTSLTTFLEDVALATDFDAKKDDDKPSVSLMTIHQSKGLEYLYVYIVGLEENLFPSAMSMNTRSELEEERRLFYVAITRAEKVAYLSYAQTRYRWGKLVDAEPSRFLEEIDDQYLNYITPKSTNPAINNFVDKSIFDDAPKGIRFQKPIQRKKMERDLVKKKEIIIPKNLKKVSQTTAKANLFDGNIAVGNFVEHNRFGRGEVIALEGNGPNKKAEIKFGTVGKKKLLLQFAKLKVIG, from the coding sequence TTGAGCACATATTTAGATTCTTTAAACGAAGCACAAAAACAAGCTGTCATTCAAAAAGATGGTCCCATGATTATTATTGCGGGTGCAGGTTCTGGTAAAACACGTGTATTAACCTACAGAATAGCGCATTTAATGCAGCAAGGTGTAGATTCTTTTAATATTTTATCACTTACATTTACCAATAAAGCGGCCAAAGAAATGAAGGCAAGAATTGCTGGAGTTGTTGGTAGTAGTGAAGCAAAAAACTTGTGGATGGGAACATTTCACTCCGTTTTTGCAAGAATTTTACGTACCGAAGCAGATAAGTTAGGTTTTCCAACCAATTTTACAATTTACGATTCGCAAGATTCTGTTCGTTTAATATCAGCAATTATTAAAGAGAAGAATTTAAATAAAGAACAATACAAACCAAAGCAAATTTTAGGAAGAATTTCTTCTTTTAAAAATAGTTTAATTACTGTTAAAGCCTATTTTAATAATGCCGATTTACAAGAGGCAGATTTACATGCAAGTAGGCCAGAGGTTGGTAATATTTATAGAGCATACGTAGATAGGTGTTTTAAAGCAGGTGCAATGGATTTTGATGATTTATTGTTAAGAACCAATGAATTATTGGCGCGTTTTCCAGAAACGTTGGCAAAATATCAAGATCGTTTTAGATATATTATGGTAGATGAGTATCAAGATACAAATCACTCTCAATATATCATTGTTAGAGCTTTGGCAGATAAATTTGGTAATATTTGTGTTGTTGGAGACGATTCTCAAAGTATCTATAGTTTTAGGGGCGCAAATATTCAGAATATCTTAAACTTTCAGAAAGATTATCCGGATGTAAAAACCTTTAAATTAGAACAAAATTACCGTTCTACAAGTAATATTGTAAACGCTGCGAACTCTGTAATCGAAAAAAATAAAACAAAATTAGATAAAGAAGTTTGGACCTCTAATGATCCTGGAGATGCCATAAATGTAATGCGCACAATTTCTGATGGTGAAGAAGGACGTTTTGTGGCGCAATCTATTTGGGAAAACCAAATGAATCATCAATTAACACCCGATGATTTTTGTGTTTTATATAGAACAAATTCACAATCTAGAGCCATTGAAGATGCGTTACGTAAAAAAGGAATTGACTATAAAATTTATGGTGGAATTTCTTTTTATCAAAGAAAAGAAATCAAAGATATTTTATCTTATTTACGTATTTTAATCAACCCAAATGATGAAGAAGCGTTAAAGAGGATTATTAATTATCCTGCTCGTGGAATTGGAGCAACCACTATAGATAGACTAACTATCGCTGCAAATCATTATAAAAAATCAATTTTTGATATTATAAAATATATTGATAAAATCGATTTAAAAATAAATGCCGGAACTAAAAATAAGCTTCGTAATTTTATGGATATGATGCAAAGTTTGCAAATAGAATCGCAAACAAAAAATGCATTTGAAATTGCAGAAACAGTTGTTAAAAAGACACAGTTAATTAAAGATTTAGAAAAAGACGGCACACCAGAAGCAGTTAGTAAAGTAGAAAATGTTCAAGAACTTTTAAACGGAATTAAAGATTTTATTACAGATAAAATTGAAGAAGGTGGAGACACTTCTTTAACTACTTTTTTAGAAGATGTGGCCTTGGCTACAGATTTTGATGCTAAAAAAGACGATGACAAACCATCGGTTTCTTTAATGACCATTCACCAATCTAAAGGATTAGAATATTTATACGTATATATTGTAGGCTTAGAAGAAAATTTATTTCCTTCTGCCATGAGTATGAATACACGAAGTGAGTTAGAAGAGGAGCGTAGGTTGTTTTATGTAGCAATAACAAGAGCCGAAAAAGTAGCCTATTTAAGTTATGCGCAAACTCGTTATAGATGGGGTAAATTGGTAGATGCAGAACCCAGTAGATTTTTAGAAGAAATAGATGATCAATATCTAAATTACATCACACCAAAAAGTACCAATCCAGCAATAAATAATTTTGTTGATAAGAGTATTTTTGATGATGCACCAAAAGGAATTCGTTTTCAAAAACCAATTCAGCGTAAAAAAATGGAGCGTGATTTGGTTAAAAAGAAAGAAATTATTATTCCTAAAAACTTAAAAAAAGTATCTCAAACAACTGCAAAAGCAAATTTATTTGATGGCAATATAGCCGTTGGTAATTTTGTAGAACACAATAGATTTGGTAGAGGGGAAGTAATTGCTTTAGAAGGAAATGGACCAAATAAGAAAGCAGAAATTAAATTTGGTACTGTTGGTAAGAAGAAATTATTATTACAATTTGCTAAATTAAAAGTGATTGGTTAA
- a CDS encoding SatD family protein: MTSILTGDIIDSRKQDDHFWLKTLKETLATFGESPKYWQVYRGDSFQVEIKNCEDAFYAALKLKAHLKSTEDIDVRIGIGIGKKEFNMAEITASNGEAFINSGYAFDTYLKKQTIAIKTPWQEIDEELNIAFDLALLTMDSWTKNSAEVFKLSLESENITQKEIASILGITQGRVSERQKRSGFDAIMKLEKRFRKLIHQKTQL; this comes from the coding sequence ATGACAAGTATTTTAACAGGTGATATTATCGATTCTAGAAAACAAGACGATCATTTTTGGTTAAAAACCTTAAAAGAAACGCTGGCTACTTTTGGCGAATCACCTAAATATTGGCAAGTTTATAGAGGCGATAGCTTTCAGGTAGAAATAAAGAATTGCGAAGACGCATTTTATGCTGCTTTAAAGCTGAAAGCTCACTTAAAATCTACAGAAGATATTGATGTAAGAATTGGTATTGGTATTGGTAAAAAAGAATTTAATATGGCAGAAATTACCGCCTCTAATGGCGAAGCTTTTATAAATTCTGGCTATGCATTTGATACGTATTTAAAAAAGCAAACAATTGCTATAAAAACACCTTGGCAAGAAATTGATGAAGAATTAAATATTGCTTTTGATTTGGCTTTATTAACAATGGATTCTTGGACAAAAAATTCTGCAGAAGTTTTTAAGCTGTCTTTAGAGTCTGAAAATATTACTCAAAAAGAAATAGCCTCTATCTTAGGAATCACTCAAGGACGAGTCAGCGAAAGACAAAAACGTTCTGGTTTTGATGCCATTATGAAACTAGAAAAACGCTTTAGAAAATTAATTCATCAGAAAACACAACTGTAA
- a CDS encoding DUF3307 domain-containing protein, which translates to MLLFLKFLLAHILGDFVFQSEKWVKNKEEKKIKSIKLYFHIGIHALLLLLVLQFNLQEYWLAFLFIIGTHCLIDLLKLYLQTKNTQRIWFFIDQVLHLITLGFATSFYVDFSLPIENFITDKILLLIIFLLLVVFVSAIVIKIIITQWNPESEKENDESLAKAGRYIGMLERLFVFTFVISNHWEAIGFLLAAKSVFRFGDLTSSKDRKLTEYILIGTLLSFGFAIFLGVLYLYLLNLL; encoded by the coding sequence ATGCTTTTATTTTTAAAATTTTTATTGGCACATATTTTAGGAGATTTTGTTTTTCAATCAGAAAAATGGGTAAAAAACAAAGAAGAAAAGAAAATAAAATCTATAAAACTATACTTTCATATTGGTATTCATGCCTTATTACTATTACTTGTTCTTCAATTTAACTTACAAGAATATTGGCTAGCATTTCTGTTCATAATAGGTACACATTGTTTAATAGATCTATTAAAACTGTATCTTCAAACAAAAAACACCCAACGAATTTGGTTTTTTATAGATCAAGTATTACATCTAATTACATTAGGTTTTGCTACGTCTTTTTATGTTGATTTTTCTTTACCAATAGAAAATTTTATCACAGATAAAATCTTATTATTAATTATATTTTTACTGTTAGTTGTTTTTGTTTCGGCAATAGTTATTAAAATTATAATTACCCAATGGAATCCTGAAAGTGAAAAAGAAAATGATGAATCTTTAGCAAAAGCAGGCCGTTATATTGGTATGCTAGAACGTTTGTTTGTATTTACGTTTGTAATTAGTAACCACTGGGAAGCTATTGGTTTTTTATTAGCTGCAAAATCTGTTTTTAGATTTGGAGATTTAACTTCATCAAAAGACAGAAAACTTACAGAATACATTTTAATTGGTACTTTATTAAGTTTTGGCTTTGCTATCTTTTTAGGAGTTCTATATTTGTATCTATTAAATTTACTTTAA
- a CDS encoding YncE family protein yields the protein MKITKSIFKLFIISLVFTSCSNNDEEFPEITGNYKDGIIVSAEGGFGNKDGSISYVNENLNRLATNFIYTGVNNAQLGGLIQSISFTDTEAYIILNDVNTIVVADRYTFEKITEINTGLNNPRYMATANGKGYITNWGNPSDTTDDYLGVIDLATNTIESTTISLDNGVERILAKDNKLYVSHKGAWSSNNIISIVDLAANNTVEKIIVKDNPDELIFDVSGNLIVLSEGKPLTYGGAPDYAVLTNTTSSISFINLSNNTITKEIEFSDNERASQMSYVNGEIYYYMGSEQKVFTINENDTTLATDGIATGNIYGMSVKDNKLFTTSYSFTALSKLIVTDLSTKEVVYSSPVGLGASKIYFN from the coding sequence ATGAAGATTACAAAATCAATTTTTAAACTATTCATAATTAGTTTAGTTTTTACATCATGTTCTAATAATGACGAAGAATTTCCAGAAATTACAGGTAATTATAAAGACGGAATTATTGTAAGTGCAGAAGGAGGATTTGGTAATAAAGATGGTTCTATTTCTTATGTAAATGAAAATTTAAATAGATTAGCAACTAATTTTATCTATACGGGTGTTAATAATGCACAATTGGGTGGTTTAATTCAGTCTATATCTTTTACAGATACAGAAGCTTATATTATTTTAAATGATGTGAATACAATTGTTGTTGCAGATAGATATACTTTTGAAAAAATAACAGAAATTAATACAGGTTTAAATAATCCTAGATACATGGCAACTGCTAATGGTAAAGGATATATAACTAACTGGGGAAATCCTTCTGATACCACTGATGACTATTTAGGAGTAATAGATTTAGCGACAAATACAATAGAAAGTACAACGATTTCTTTAGACAATGGTGTAGAAAGAATTCTTGCAAAAGACAATAAATTATATGTTTCTCATAAAGGTGCATGGTCTTCTAATAATATTATTTCAATTGTAGATTTAGCAGCTAATAATACTGTTGAGAAAATTATTGTAAAAGATAACCCAGATGAATTAATTTTTGATGTTTCAGGGAATTTAATTGTATTATCTGAAGGGAAACCTTTAACTTATGGAGGTGCGCCAGATTATGCAGTGTTAACAAATACAACTTCTTCAATTTCATTTATCAACCTTAGTAATAATACAATAACAAAGGAGATTGAATTTAGTGATAATGAAAGAGCATCACAAATGTCTTATGTAAATGGAGAAATTTACTATTACATGGGATCAGAGCAAAAAGTATTTACTATTAATGAAAACGATACAACACTTGCTACAGATGGTATTGCTACAGGTAATATTTATGGTATGTCAGTTAAAGATAATAAGTTATTTACTACTAGTTATAGTTTTACTGCGCTAAGTAAATTAATAGTGACAGATTTATCTACAAAAGAAGTAGTATATAGCTCGCCTGTAGGTTTAGGAGCTTCTAAAATATATTTTAATTAA
- a CDS encoding TonB-dependent receptor plug domain-containing protein has protein sequence MKNYILSFLFLLCCANTAFAQKDTIINKLKEIVVIAKKEQKHKILGLKKLKIVTSQIIKNPINLTNLLRYNSPISLRDYGNGGVSTARFRGTSASNTAVLWNGISINAVGSGQTDFNSLSASISDEIIVNSGGGSIDYGSGAIGGTVHLNDNLSFKKHKDFYLFSSYGSFNTTSNFFKANVGTGKWAVKFAATLNYSDNDYTFIDTRYKNSDGSLLKNENGVYKNYGVNFSLGYQFSSKNKLYFYTTGYYGDRLFSDGLPNPAAGSERNEDFNQRNLLKWKYSFSNFTQTLNVAYLTQEYRYYDDKNATDYVFGKSKNYNINYNLKYRFSNYFKMETSLIYDENRGTTNEVFSKKRTLFAGIAKVTFKPTEKLTTAINFRKESNSDFEVPLLVSVAAEQEITDNLALKANVSTNYRIPTFNELYWPVVGNLDLIPEESVQGEIGASFKKKNIAITTSLFYIHLKHKILWLPTAASNLWRPRNVGDVTHSGAETAVKLSKKINEHSFNFSTNYTFTLAKNKETDTFLPYAPKHLLNFNLDYEYKKISFFMQHLYQSKVYTNEINLDFYSLESLNVTNFGGDFKVFENKKNKIKIGFKVNNIFNNVYYFSNLRPMPGRNYNININYKF, from the coding sequence ATGAAGAATTATATTTTATCTTTTTTGTTTTTACTTTGTTGTGCTAACACTGCGTTTGCTCAAAAGGATACGATTATAAATAAGTTAAAAGAAATTGTTGTTATAGCAAAAAAAGAGCAAAAACATAAAATTCTTGGACTAAAAAAACTAAAAATAGTTACTAGTCAAATTATTAAAAACCCAATAAACCTTACTAATTTATTAAGATACAATAGCCCTATTTCTTTAAGAGATTATGGTAATGGAGGTGTAAGTACTGCTCGTTTTAGAGGTACTTCTGCATCGAACACAGCAGTATTATGGAATGGAATTTCTATCAACGCAGTAGGAAGTGGTCAAACAGATTTTAACTCTTTGTCTGCAAGTATTTCTGATGAAATTATAGTTAATAGTGGTGGAGGAAGTATCGATTATGGTTCTGGTGCTATTGGTGGTACTGTGCATTTAAATGATAATTTATCATTTAAAAAACATAAAGATTTTTATTTGTTTTCTTCTTACGGAAGTTTTAATACGACTTCTAATTTTTTTAAAGCCAATGTTGGAACAGGAAAATGGGCTGTAAAATTTGCTGCAACATTAAATTATTCTGATAATGATTATACATTTATTGATACTCGATATAAAAATAGTGACGGTAGTTTGTTGAAAAACGAAAATGGAGTTTATAAAAATTATGGCGTAAACTTTAGTTTAGGATATCAGTTCTCTAGTAAAAACAAACTGTATTTTTATACAACAGGTTATTATGGAGATCGTTTATTTTCTGATGGATTACCAAATCCTGCTGCAGGCAGCGAAAGAAATGAGGATTTTAATCAAAGGAATTTATTAAAATGGAAATACTCTTTTTCTAATTTTACACAAACCTTAAACGTGGCTTACTTAACACAAGAGTATCGATATTATGATGATAAAAATGCTACAGATTATGTTTTTGGAAAATCAAAAAATTATAACATCAATTATAATTTAAAATATCGTTTTTCTAATTATTTTAAAATGGAAACATCGTTAATTTATGATGAAAACAGAGGTACTACTAATGAGGTTTTTTCAAAAAAAAGAACATTGTTTGCAGGTATAGCTAAAGTTACTTTTAAGCCAACAGAGAAATTAACAACGGCAATTAACTTTAGAAAAGAGTCTAATTCAGATTTTGAAGTTCCATTATTAGTATCCGTTGCTGCAGAGCAGGAAATTACAGATAACTTAGCCTTAAAGGCAAATGTATCTACAAATTACAGGATACCAACTTTTAATGAGTTGTATTGGCCAGTTGTTGGTAATTTAGATTTAATACCAGAAGAATCTGTACAAGGAGAAATTGGTGCTTCTTTTAAGAAAAAAAATATAGCAATTACTACATCACTTTTTTATATTCATTTAAAGCATAAAATTTTATGGTTACCTACTGCAGCATCTAATTTATGGAGACCAAGAAATGTAGGTGATGTTACGCATAGCGGAGCGGAAACAGCTGTTAAATTATCTAAAAAAATTAATGAACATTCTTTTAATTTTTCTACGAATTATACGTTTACGTTAGCAAAAAATAAGGAAACAGATACGTTTTTACCTTATGCACCTAAGCATTTATTAAACTTTAATTTAGATTATGAGTATAAGAAAATCTCTTTTTTTATGCAGCATTTATATCAAAGTAAAGTGTATACAAATGAAATTAATTTAGATTTTTACTCCTTAGAATCTTTAAATGTTACCAATTTTGGTGGCGATTTTAAGGTGTTTGAAAATAAAAAGAATAAAATAAAAATAGGTTTTAAAGTAAATAATATATTTAATAATGTGTATTATTTTTCAAACTTACGTCCTATGCCTGGTAGAAATTACAATATTAATATAAACTATAAATTTTAA
- a CDS encoding bifunctional adenosylcobinamide kinase/adenosylcobinamide-phosphate guanylyltransferase: MIHYISGGERSGKSSYAQKIAEDISKNPFYLATSRIWDKDFKARVDKHISDRDERWTTIEEEKNISAVIPDKSTVVIDCVTLWLTNFYVDTKYDVKESLKLAKQQIEKLVEIDAHIIIISNEIGMGLHATTESGRKFTELQGWVNQFIAKKADKATFMVSGLPLKLK; the protein is encoded by the coding sequence ATGATTCATTATATCTCAGGAGGAGAAAGATCTGGTAAAAGTAGTTATGCTCAAAAAATAGCGGAAGACATTTCTAAAAACCCTTTTTATTTGGCAACTTCTAGAATTTGGGATAAAGATTTTAAAGCAAGGGTAGACAAACATATTTCTGATAGAGATGAACGTTGGACAACCATTGAAGAGGAAAAAAATATTAGTGCCGTTATCCCTGATAAATCTACAGTTGTTATTGACTGTGTTACTTTATGGTTGACAAATTTTTATGTTGACACAAAATACGACGTAAAAGAATCTTTAAAATTAGCCAAACAACAAATAGAAAAACTGGTAGAAATTGATGCTCACATTATCATTATTTCTAACGAGATTGGTATGGGATTACATGCTACCACAGAATCTGGAAGAAAATTTACAGAACTACAAGGATGGGTAAATCAATTTATTGCTAAAAAAGCTGACAAGGCTACTTTTATGGTTTCTGGACTGCCTTTAAAACTAAAATAA
- the cobT gene encoding nicotinate-nucleotide--dimethylbenzimidazole phosphoribosyltransferase has translation MSKITALSKEIETALQRKIDFKTKPIGSLGMLENIAIKIGRIQNTLTPKITAPSIVVFAGDHGITKSKKVSPYPQEVTQQMVFNFLNGGAAINVFCKQNKINLKIVDAGVNANFDENKELISAKIAKGTKDFSLEKAMTTLQCKAALEKGKEIVNNLFQNKCNTIGFGEMGIGNTSSAALLMSYFTKIGIENCVGKGTGLDNEGLQQKKNVLTEVYQKHIKNIDSPTEALATFGGFEIVMMAGAILEAAALKMTILIDGFIVTSALLAANAIDKNVLDYCIFTHSSGEQGHQKILDFLKVKPILNLGLRLGEGTGAAVALPIIQSATLFLNEMATFESANVSEA, from the coding sequence ATGTCAAAAATAACTGCACTTTCTAAAGAGATTGAAACAGCACTTCAAAGAAAAATCGACTTTAAAACAAAACCTATAGGTTCTTTAGGTATGTTAGAAAATATTGCCATTAAAATAGGTCGTATTCAAAACACGTTAACACCAAAAATTACAGCACCAAGTATTGTTGTTTTTGCTGGTGATCATGGAATAACAAAATCAAAAAAAGTAAGTCCATATCCACAAGAAGTAACACAACAAATGGTGTTTAATTTCTTAAACGGAGGCGCAGCAATTAATGTTTTTTGCAAACAAAATAAAATCAACCTAAAAATTGTTGATGCTGGTGTAAATGCCAATTTCGATGAAAATAAAGAATTAATTTCTGCTAAAATTGCAAAAGGAACCAAAGATTTTTCTTTAGAAAAAGCCATGACAACATTACAATGTAAAGCTGCTTTAGAAAAAGGAAAAGAAATTGTAAACAATTTATTTCAAAATAAATGCAACACCATTGGTTTTGGAGAAATGGGCATTGGTAACACTTCTTCTGCTGCACTTTTAATGAGTTATTTTACAAAAATTGGTATTGAAAACTGTGTTGGTAAAGGAACTGGTTTAGACAATGAAGGATTGCAACAAAAAAAGAATGTTTTAACAGAAGTATACCAAAAGCATATTAAAAATATAGACTCGCCAACAGAGGCACTCGCTACTTTTGGTGGTTTCGAAATTGTAATGATGGCAGGTGCTATTTTAGAAGCTGCCGCTTTAAAAATGACAATTTTAATTGATGGTTTTATTGTAACATCAGCATTATTAGCCGCAAATGCTATCGATAAAAATGTTTTAGACTACTGTATTTTTACACATTCGTCTGGAGAACAAGGTCATCAAAAAATATTAGATTTTTTAAAGGTAAAACCTATTTTAAATTTAGGTTTACGCTTAGGAGAAGGTACTGGAGCTGCTGTTGCACTGCCAATTATACAATCTGCAACACTGTTTTTAAACGAAATGGCAACTTTTGAAAGTGCCAATGTAAGCGAAGCTTAA
- a CDS encoding adenosylcobinamide-GDP ribazoletransferase: protein MKKEFHYFLTAILFFTRIPCPKWVGHSSEMLNKSNRYFSLVGILVGAIAALIYYLATFIFTPEIAIILSMIASIWTTGAFHEDGFADSCDGFGGGWTKEKILLIMKDSRLGTFGVIGLFSILILKFSAIQTLSVAHINIPLLIISGHAISRFTATILLYTHPYVRDIDSSKIKPTTTQMSTKSLVISFIFGVLPLFFFKNYWVFLSLIPLLITYWYLARFFKKWIGGQTGDCAGALQQVAEVVFYLFILVLWKLY, encoded by the coding sequence ATGAAAAAAGAATTTCATTATTTTTTAACTGCCATTTTATTTTTTACAAGAATACCATGCCCTAAATGGGTGGGCCATTCGTCTGAAATGCTGAATAAAAGTAACCGTTACTTTTCTTTAGTGGGTATTTTAGTAGGCGCTATTGCGGCCCTTATTTACTACTTAGCTACTTTTATTTTTACCCCAGAAATTGCCATTATTTTAAGTATGATTGCTTCTATTTGGACTACAGGAGCTTTTCATGAAGATGGTTTTGCAGATAGTTGCGATGGTTTTGGTGGTGGTTGGACTAAAGAAAAAATATTACTAATCATGAAAGATTCTAGATTAGGAACTTTTGGTGTTATAGGATTGTTTTCTATTCTTATTTTAAAGTTTTCTGCAATACAAACACTCAGTGTAGCACACATAAATATTCCTTTACTTATTATTTCTGGTCATGCTATTAGTCGTTTTACAGCTACTATCCTACTCTACACGCATCCGTATGTTAGAGATATTGATAGCTCAAAAATAAAGCCAACAACCACACAAATGAGTACAAAATCTTTAGTGATTTCTTTTATTTTTGGAGTTTTACCTCTTTTCTTTTTTAAAAATTATTGGGTATTCCTAAGCCTTATTCCACTATTAATAACCTATTGGTATTTAGCTCGTTTTTTTAAAAAATGGATTGGAGGTCAAACAGGAGATTGCGCGGGTGCTTTGCAACAAGTGGCAGAAGTTGTTTTTTATCTTTTTATACTTGTTTTATGGAAATTATATTAA
- the cobC gene encoding alpha-ribazole phosphatase: protein MEIILIRHTTPKIAKGICYGQSDIDVTDTFLEEIKPILTDVSIKDAETVYYSSPLKRCQKLAEKLSNTILFDDRLKELDFGDWELQNWNDINQEALDIWMNDFVKVAVTNGESYLDLHARTTNFLLEIAKKEFKKVVIVTHAGVMRSLYSFIHKTPLEKSFDLKLQYAQVLKLNY from the coding sequence ATGGAAATTATATTAATTAGACACACCACGCCCAAAATAGCCAAAGGAATTTGCTACGGGCAATCAGATATTGATGTTACCGATACTTTTTTAGAAGAAATAAAACCTATTTTAACAGATGTTTCTATAAAAGATGCAGAAACTGTATATTATAGTAGTCCGCTAAAAAGATGTCAAAAATTGGCAGAAAAGTTATCAAATACTATTCTTTTTGATGATCGCTTAAAAGAATTAGATTTTGGAGATTGGGAATTACAAAACTGGAACGACATCAACCAAGAAGCCTTAGATATCTGGATGAATGACTTTGTAAAGGTTGCTGTTACAAATGGTGAATCGTATTTAGATTTACATGCCAGAACTACCAATTTCTTATTAGAAATAGCAAAAAAAGAATTTAAAAAAGTTGTTATTGTAACCCATGCAGGAGTTATGAGAAGCTTGTATTCTTTTATTCATAAAACACCTTTAGAAAAGTCTTTTGATTTAAAATTACAATATGCACAAGTTTTAAAACTAAACTATTAA
- a CDS encoding ABC transporter substrate-binding protein: MKHLLPLLIISVFFISCQKNKPIKPVKTPVKTNIKYAKGFDIITTGNQKKLIIKQPYQNAKTQFTYILGNKTNLSTNELKVPVKNIVVTSTTHIPMLEEIGAENFLIGFPQTKFISSIKTRKRIDAGHVIELGSEQTMNTERLIELAPELVIGFGLNGNNKTYKTIQRNGIPVIYNGDWLEETPLGRAEWIKFFGVLFNKEKEADSIFNVIETNYLSVKKIALKANKIPTIISGSLFKDLWYMPAGDSFIATYFKDANTNFLWQNTKGTGSLALSIESVLDKGLAADFWIGCGLFENRADMLTSNQKYNSFSAFKKGNIYTYANNKGATGGLIYFEKAPTRPDLVLKDIIKITNSDLLPNYSLTFFQKME, encoded by the coding sequence ATGAAACACCTTTTACCTCTCTTAATAATTAGTGTTTTTTTTATTTCTTGTCAGAAAAATAAACCCATTAAACCTGTTAAAACCCCAGTAAAAACCAACATTAAATACGCCAAAGGATTCGACATTATTACAACAGGCAATCAAAAGAAATTAATTATAAAGCAACCCTATCAAAACGCAAAAACACAGTTTACATATATTTTAGGTAACAAAACCAACCTTAGTACAAACGAGTTAAAAGTACCTGTTAAAAATATTGTGGTAACAAGTACTACACACATACCAATGTTAGAAGAAATTGGTGCCGAAAATTTTTTAATTGGGTTTCCTCAAACAAAATTTATTTCATCCATAAAAACAAGAAAACGTATTGATGCTGGTCATGTAATAGAATTAGGAAGTGAGCAAACCATGAATACAGAACGACTTATAGAACTGGCTCCTGAGCTGGTAATTGGTTTTGGTTTAAATGGCAATAACAAAACATATAAAACAATTCAAAGAAACGGCATACCTGTTATTTATAATGGAGATTGGCTAGAAGAAACTCCTTTAGGACGTGCTGAGTGGATAAAGTTTTTTGGTGTACTATTTAATAAAGAAAAAGAAGCCGATAGTATTTTTAACGTTATTGAAACAAATTATTTATCTGTTAAAAAAATTGCTTTAAAAGCAAATAAAATTCCAACAATTATATCTGGTAGCTTATTTAAGGACCTTTGGTATATGCCTGCAGGAGACAGTTTTATTGCCACCTATTTTAAAGATGCCAACACCAACTTTTTATGGCAAAACACCAAAGGAACAGGTAGCTTAGCGTTAAGTATAGAAAGTGTTTTAGACAAGGGGCTAGCTGCCGATTTTTGGATAGGTTGTGGTTTATTTGAAAACAGAGCAGATATGTTAACTTCTAACCAAAAATACAACTCTTTTTCTGCTTTTAAAAAGGGAAATATTTACACATACGCAAATAATAAAGGAGCAACTGGCGGACTTATTTACTTTGAAAAAGCACCTACAAGGCCAGATTTAGTTTTAAAAGATATAATTAAAATTACAAATTCAGACTTGTTACCAAACTATAGTTTAACTTTCTTTCAAAAAATGGAATAA